One genomic window of Salvia miltiorrhiza cultivar Shanhuang (shh) chromosome 4, IMPLAD_Smil_shh, whole genome shotgun sequence includes the following:
- the LOC131023021 gene encoding uncharacterized protein LOC131023021, with protein MCSNIWIFTQPDVRTNLIFASDQVVIVDCDWQSKNFRVAVVHGASTYLLRRELWIDILNHAVNNFVVLGDFNAVKGAHERSSNCRPNITSCEEFGAFINALGCIESPVIGLKYTWSGRRFMPSHVESKLDRAFYSDSFANSWHTVFSQILPRNTSDHSPLVLRCQSTLPSSRKFFRFLNMWTLHPGFLDLVKASWSTPVDNSCPIYTVMIKLKRLRTEIRNWNKSTFGNVDLMIMEKQQDLSEIQEKIAVEGYTEDLFDKEILAQASINDILSVQLGCKMGIGILISSTTCSANIVEVEAILDPIISDQQNSLLSAIPNEEEITAAVFQMDSNSSPGPDGFSGKFFHHCWDIIKKDIWRAVITFFVKSYLPLGCNANTLILIPKKDSVVSVADLRPIVLSNFFFKIISKVLAVRLSVVAAQHMSSNQFGFISGRSIHDCIMLGSEGINCLRRSSGGQNMACKVDISKAFDTLRWDFLLNVLKVCGYTSQFIKWIEVILSSARLSILYNGELRGFFGCSRGVRGVFFPTHLLYADDILIFCKATKTNVRTLLKVLNFYADISGQVFSPSNSQIIFSDRIAARTKRQVTRILALSTSDLPFTYLGVPMFRGKPKAFHLQAIHDRIVNKFARWKDLQLSMAGRLCLINSVISSSLTHSMMMFRWPRSLLKNLDTKCRNFLWNGDTSKQPSCSVSWDRVCAIKAEGGLGVRSFLTMNKSFLMKMAWRVIDGNSFGYDIMKRGYLTSFCKVKTVAPSSIWSGLREEVGDLVWDSFSYIGKGDSTLFWLDDWLGYRLADKCGVPFYMKNSLNQTVADYFFDGIWHFTQDFVNSYPLVVCDILLLPIGNSDVRF; from the exons ATGTGTTCTAACATTTGGATTTTTACTCAACCTGATGTTCGTACGAATTTGATTTTTGCTTCTGATCAAGTGGTTATTGTTGACTGTGACTGGCAGAGCAAGAACTTTCGTGTGGCTGTTGTTCATGGCGCTTCTACTTACTTGTTAAGACGTGAGCTTTGGATTGACATTCTGAATCATGCTGTGAACAATTTTGTggttttgggagattttaatGCCGTCAAGGGTGCTCATGAAAGGAGCAGCAACTGTAGGCCCAATATCACTTCTTGTGAGGAATTTGGCGCTTTTATTAATGCGTTGGGATGCATTGAGTCTCCTGTTATTGGTCTGAAATACACTTGGTCGGGGAGACGTTTCATGCCTTCGCACGTGGAATCCAAATTGGACAGAGCCTTTTATTCGGACAGTTTTGCTAACTCTTGGCACACGGTCTTTTCGCAGATTCTTCCGAGGAACACTTCGGATCATTCTCCTCTGGTGTTGAGATGTCAGTCGACTCTTCCTTCCAGCAGGAAGTTTTTCCGTTTTTTGAACATGTGGACTTTACATCCTGGCTTCTTAGACTTGGTTAAAGCTTCCTGGTCGACGCCGGTGGATAACTCTTGTCCCATCTATACGGTTATGATCAAGCTTAAGAGATTAAGAACGGAGATCCGGAACTGGAATAAAAGCACGTTTGGCAATGTGGATTTGATGATTATGGAGAAGCAGCAGGATCTGTCGGAGATTCAAGAGAAAATTGCTGTTGAGGGCTATACTGAAGACTTGTTTGACAAAGAGATATTGGCGCAAGCTAGCATTAATGACATCCTTTCCGTGCAACTTGGCTGCAAGATGGGGATCGGAATTCTAATTTCTTCCACAACATGCTCAG CAAACATTGTGGAGGTTGAGGCTATTTTGGATCCGATTATCTCAGATCAACAAAACTCTTTGTTGTCCGCCATTCCTAACGAAGAAGAGATCACGGCTGCGGTCTTTCAAATGGATTCTAACAGTTCGCCGGGGCCGGATGGCTTCTCTGGGAAATTTTTCCATCATTGCTGGGACATCATCAAGAAAGATATTTGGCGTGCGGTCATTACCTTCTTCGTCAAATCTTATTTGCCTCTTGGATGTAACGCCAACACTCTCATTTTGATTCCTAAAAAGGACTCTGTTGTTTCGGTGGCTGACCTTAGACCAATAGTGCTttcgaatttcttcttcaagatAATTTCAAAAGTTTTGGCGGTGCGGCTGAGTGTTGTCGCTGCTCAGCATATGTCGAGTAATCAATTCGGTTTCATTAGCGGAAGATCGATACACGATTGTATCATGCTTGGTTCGGAGGGAATCAACTGTTTGAGGCGGTCTAGCGGGGGTCAAAACATGGCGTGCAAAGTTGATATTTCTAAGGCGTTTGACACTCTGCGGTGGGATTTTCTTCTTAATGTCCTCAAAGTTTGTGGTTATACCAGCCAGTTTATTAAGTGGATTGAGGTTATTCTTTCTTCGGCCCGGCTCTCGATTCTGTATAATGGTGAACTCCGCGGTTTTTTTGGGTGTTCGAGAGGTGTGAG AGGCGTGTTCTTTCCGACGCATCTTCTCTATGCAGATGACATTCTGATTTTCTGCAAGGCCACGAAAACCAATGTTCGAACTCTGCTTAAAGTTCTGAATTTTTATGCTGATATCTCTGGTCAGGTGTTCAGTCCTTCCAACTCTCAGATCATTTTCTCTGACCGCATTGCCGCGAGAACTAAAAGACAAGTGACGCGTATTTTGGCGCTCTCCACTAGCGATCTGCCCTTTACCTATTTGGGTGTCCCGATGTTTCGTGGCAAGCCCAAAGCTTTTCATCTTCAGGCGATTCATGATCGTATTGTGAATAAATTTGCTCGATGGAAGGATCTTCAACTTTCCATGGCAGGAAGATTGTGCTTAATTAATTCGGTGATTAGTAGCTCTCTTACACACTCTATGATGATGTTTAGATGGCCCCGTTCTCTTCTGAAAAATTTGGATACAAAATGTAGGAATTTTCTTTGGAATGGGGATACTAGTAAGCAACCTTCGTGTTCGGTTAGCTGGGATAGAGTTTGTGCTATAAAGGCTGAAGGAGGTCTTGGAGTTCGGTCGTTTCTGACTATGAACAAGAGTTTTCTTATGAAAATGGCGTGGAGGGTGATTGATGGAAATAGTTTTGGCTATGATATCATGAAACGCGGATATCTCACTTCTTTCTGCAAAGTGAAAACTGTTGCTCCTTCTTCGATCTGGAGCGGGCTGCGTGAAGAGGTTGGCGACCTCGTCTGGGATTCGTTCAGCTATATTGGCAAAGGTGACTCAACTCTCTTCTGGTTAGATGACTGGCTTGGGTATCGTCTTGCGGATAAATGTGGAGTTCCTTTCTATATGAAAAACTCTCTAAACCAGACGGTGGCGGATTATTTTTTTGATGGCATCTGGCATTTCACGCAGGATTTTGTTAATTCGTATCCGTTGGTGGTTTGTGACATTCTTTTGCTGCCTATTGGCAACTCGGATGTGCGTTTTTAG